A region of the Culex quinquefasciatus strain JHB chromosome 1, VPISU_Cqui_1.0_pri_paternal, whole genome shotgun sequence genome:
aaaacataaaaaatcttaaaattgctcgcgttTCAGTAAAACTTGATcatttccaactctcttagttgcattcaaaaggtcttttgaagcacttcaaaacgagccatagacatccaggattggtttaatatgttctcttagcttttgcaaattactgttaaaaatggattttttaaaaccttaatatctttttgcaacagcatccaacacccatactcccataggtcaaaagttagggaatttcatggactataagcctaaggcaataactttttggccaatcgcagtttttttcatagcttttcgatttttctataacaaacatttacaacgttagtttttgccctgtaggcttccatagcggcactaTTTGGTCTCaaatttgtcatattcggaatcctcggaaaatttaacgatagttagaagtattggagttgtaaatttaattgaaaaaaatgccatttagaatgaattaaaatattttttaacaatttgttggattgggggtaaaacagggtttcgcctacttgatacagcatttgacttattgatcacagggtaaataagatctatttcttttttcttaaatgttttatttaaatattttttgaatcaactttACAACATCAATaattctaactaacgtgaaattttccgagggttccgaatatgacaaaattgagaccgaatagtgccgctatggaagcctacagggcaaaaactaacgttgtgaaatgtttgttatagaaaaatcgaaaaactatgagaaaaactgcgattggccgaAATGTTATtgccgtaggcttatagtccatgaaattccctaacttttgactcaGGGGAGAATGGGTGTTGgatgctgttgcaaaaagatattaaggttttaaaaaaatccatttttaacagtaatttgcaaaagctatgagaaaaagttaaaccaatcctggatgtctatggctcattttgaagtgcttcaaaagacctttcgaatgcatctaagagagttggaaatgatcaagttttactgaaatgcgagcaattttaagattttttatgttttttcgacctcaaactgcaaggcccgttttaccccacttccctttgtcgtacagattccatatttggcatgagttcatctcatgtatagactagagagcctatagagctttctaagcccgatctcacacacactagcgcaccattggttttgctggctggtacaaattttaacctcacttttttcgtgtacgtacacgcaatacatgcgcacgtagataactctatatggAGAGGcaaaatgtcactctcagggttccaatcgaactgtcaaatcggggttccaatcgagcaacaagatcatgcaagaacaaggttggaatcaatttaaaatagttttgcaaaaaaaaacgagatttataacaatggagcatttccattcgagcagtttttgcttttttctacaatgtatttcttatggaaaaacgaaaaaacgaaactattggcactacgccccccggggcatggccttcctctaacgtgggatttctgctccagcgcctctgacgagacaggagaaaccgggaccgacgttttacttcaccatccgatagaagctcagtggataaggcgggaatcgaacccgcgtctcatagcatcatcgggatcggcagccgaagccgctacccctgcgccacgagaccccctttcttatggagcgaactgtcaaaaactgctcgactgcgggtgcttcattacaagtattgtaaaactgttgttgataataatctggtagtttttggtCCCtagtatagacaaacaaacgctgaaagtttcgtccaaatcggagcaccttgatacgacctgttacacattggtgaaaaactcgctcttaagtacaTAATAAAGAAACTCAGATTCAGGTTATATTTTCTaacaaattcctaaaattttaaatttaaatcctcAATTCATAAAACtatattataaatttttgattgcGAGACAAAGTAGTCAAATACAtaacttctttttttcttctgattCAGCAAACCCACAGCAGTGGTCAGTAAGGTGGATTTTACTGACTCAACTATCGACCACGACCGAATCAGCCCGCTGGTTGATATAGACGCCGCAGAAGAACCGACCTCGGATGATGGAGCTGATCCGGCAGAAAATGAAATCGACGTTACTGACAAGGTTGCGCCTGTCACAACAGCTTCATCGAGCAGTTCGGTGACAACCGCATCTTCGAGTACCACAGCTACAAATGGAGCTGCTGAAGAGAGCAGTAATTTGGAGGTGGAAAAGTCAGAAGGAGAAGGAATGACTGCAGTTGCGGATAAAACTGGAGTTGACAGCCCGGCAACAACGGAAATCGTCTCCACGGAGAGTACTGATGAGATATCCAACTCTCAAGAAACGACAACTACTGATGCTTCAGAAAGTGTAACGGCAGTCACAGAAGACAGTTCAATTCCTTCAGTATCTACGACTGCTGACCCTGCAGAAAGCTCAACAGAAACAGAGGCAAGCTCAACTCCTACAGAAACTACGACAGCTGACTACTCGGAAAGCTCAACAGCGCTTACAGATGAAAACTCAGCACCTACTACTGTTGAACCTGTTGAAAGTTCAACAGTGACAGAAGTAAACTCAACTCCTTCGGAAACTACGACAGAAAACTCGGCAGAAAATTTTACAGAGGTTACAGAGGAAAACCAAACAACTGCTACAGAACAAAACTCAACACCTTCCGAAACTTCAACAGCTGATCCTTCGGACAATTCAACGACAGTTACAGAGGAAAATTCAACCCCTTCAGAAACTACTACTATTGACCCCGCAGAAAATCAAACGACAGTTACAGAGGAAAACTCAACAACTGTCACAGATGGGAGCTCAACCTCTACGGAAACAACGACAGCTGACCCTTCGGAAAATTTGACAGATGTTACAGAAGAAAATTCAACCACTCTCACAGAAGAAAGTTCAACCCCTTCAGTGACTACGACAGCTGACCCTGAAGAAAGTTCAACAGTGACAGAGGAAAACTCAACAACTGTCACAGAAGAGAACTCAACTCTTTCAGAAACTACGACAGCTGATCCTGAAGAAAGTTCGACAGGGACAGAGGAAAGTTTAACGACAGTTACAGAGGAGACCTCAACCCCTTCAGAAACATCGACCGCCGATCCTGAAGGAACGACAGTTACAGAGGAAAGTTCAACAGTGACAGAGGAAAACTCAACAACTGTCACAGAAGAGAACTCAACTCTTTCAGAAACTACGACAGTTGATCCCGAAGAAAGTTCGACAGTGACAGAGGAAAATTCATCCCCTTCAGAAACCACAACTAACGATCCCGAAGAAAGTTCGACAGTGACAGAGGAGACCTCAACCCTTTCGGAAACCTCCACCACGGAAGTGACAACGAGTGAGGCAATCTCAACTACAACGGGAACAGTGACTGTTACGGAAGGTGTAACAACGACGACCACGGAAGCAACAACGACTGAAGCGATTAGTATGACCACGATGGCCGTCGAAACGACAACTGCGGCTGCTTCCGTCAGCGCTGCGGTCAGTTTGGCGTGTTTCCTGTTAACTGCATTGGTGCTTGTGCGCTAAATTTATTGTCAATGTCGCCCTTGAAGAAGTCAAGTGGATGCGTTTAACACGTCGTCCTACAAGCCAAAGGTTTTAACCTGCTGCAAGCCGTCCAGCTGCAGGTGGTTATCAACTCGTCGTATCTAATCGGCAAGGATTAGGGATTGCGCACTTGAATAAACCAAAATCCGTGATGGTTGATTGTTGAGAGCAGGATGAGAGATTGTTTATAAACGATTGCCAATTGAGTGTGAATAATAACAGCAACAGAGAGAGTCGTTTAAGTTAAGTCTAGTTGTAAGGCTTAGCTAGGTAATTGAGCAGTTCAATAAATTGTTGAGTTGAAATGCATGTTGCATGTATGTAAACATTGTCACTTTGTTCATGGAAACGAATTATGGTTTATGTTATTTGCTGTAAATTAAAATGTCTTGAAAGTGTCTTCATAGAAACATTCTATAAAGAGTAgagttttatttattaatttctcATAAACAGTCCCTTCCttttattacagtttttttctgttttttgcttttttttagattttagcaaACATTTGTTTAATCGAATCTTAAAACGCAACTGGATTTGATTTGAAAGCAACACgccgtgttttctagaacagtATTCTTGGaaacaaacttgatttttaattaatgtgAATCgacgtttttttaactttgatatTTAACGGGTTAAAATAGATGAAAATCAGCACCCTCATGCATGTctctactgagcaattctctcagatttcggtcattcgatttattttgtattttttaatccgactaaaacttttttggttccttcggtatgcccaaagaagccattttgcatcattagtttgtccatataattttacatacaaatttggcagctggccatacaaaaatgatgcatgaacattcaaaaatctttatctttttagggaattttttgatcgatttggtgtcttcggcaaagttgtaggtatggatatggactgcactgaaaaaaaatgatgcacggtaaaaaaatttttggtgattttttatttaactttttgtcacttaaacttgatctgcaaaaaaacactatttttaattttttttaattttttgatatgttttagaggacataaaatgccaacttttcagaaatttccaggttatgcaaaaatctttgagagagttatgaatttttgaatcaatactgattttttcaaaaaatcgaaaaattggtcgcaaaaattttgcaatcaaaaagtactttcgtaaaattttgataaagtgcaccgttttcaagttaaatccatttttaggtgacttttttgaaaatagtcgcagtttttcattttttaaaattagtgcacatgtttgcccacttttgaaaaaaatatttttgaaaagctgacaaaattttctatattttgcacttttgaactttgttgatacaacccttagttgctgagatatcgacattggaaaatggtgtgttgttcgGGTGGGAAttagaaaacaacaattttcctgtttttaaacctttgcatggcaatatctcagcaactaagggttgtatcaacaaagttcaaaagtgcaaaatatagaaaattttgtcagcttttcaaaaatatttttctcaaaagtgggcaaacatgtgcactaatttaaaaaaatgaaaaactgcgactattttctaaaaagtcacctaaaaatggatttaacttgaaaacgatgcactttatcaaaattttactaaagtactttttgattgcaaatttgattttacatcaaaaaatgaagttgaaaattttttgcgaccaattttttgattttttgaaaaaatcagtattgtttcaaaaattcataactcactcaaagattttttgcacaacctggaaatttttgagaagttggcatttgatgtcctctaaaacatatcaaaaaaaaaaaataaaagttgttttttttgcaaatcaagttttaatgacaaaaagttaaataaaaaatcaccaaaaatttttttaccgtgcatcattttttttcagtgcagtccatatccatacctacaactttgcccaagacaccaaatcgatcaaaaaattccctaaaaagataaagatttttgaatgttcatgcattatttttgtatggccagctgccaaatttgtatgtaaaattatatggacaaactaatgatgcaaaatggcttctttgggcataccgaaggcaccaaaaaagtttcagtcggattaaaaaatacaaaatttaaaatttaagaaaaaagaccgatttcgtagagaattgctctactgtgAAATTGACTCAGGATCAGGAATAGGATTATATTCTCATCAGAattgaaatctaaaatttacaaccaaaataatcactaaaagtaatggttttaggattttaatttctaaataaatcccacatattcaaaaactcagtcataactttattttcaaaatgattagCAGTGGTAGAAGATTTTCCAACGTatccacatattcaaaaactcagtcataactttattttcaaaatgatt
Encoded here:
- the LOC119765355 gene encoding mucin-22-like isoform X1; its protein translation is MRSLVLSFVATAAALVALASGNPLFYDSKPTAVVSKVDFTDSTIDHDRISPLVDIDAAEEPTSDDGADPAENEIDVTDKVAPVTTASSSSSVTTASSSTTATNGAAEESSNLEVEKSEGEGMTAVADKTGVDSPATTEIVSTESTDEISNSQETTTTDASESVTAVTEDSSIPSVSTTADPAESSTETEASSTPTETTTADYSESSTALTDENSAPTTVEPVESSTVTEVNSTPSETTTENSAENFTEVTEENQTTATEQNSTPSETSTADPSDNSTTVTEENSTPSETTTIDPAENQTTVTEENSTTVTDGSSTSTETTTADPSENLTDVTEENSTTLTEESSTPSVTTTADPEESSTVTEENSTTVTEENSTLSETTTADPEESSTGTEESLTTVTEETSTPSETSTADPEGTTVTEESSTVTEENSTTVTEENSTLSETTTVDPEESSTVTEENSSPSETTTNDPEESSTVTEETSTLSETSTTEVTTSEAISTTTGTVTVTEGVTTTTTEATTTEAISMTTMAVETTTAAASVSAAVSLACFLLTALVLVR
- the LOC119765355 gene encoding flocculation protein FLO11-like isoform X2, which codes for MRSLVLSFVATAAALVALASGNPLFYDSKPTAVVSKVDFTDSTIDHDRISPLVDIDAAEEPTSDDGADPAENEIDVTDKVAPVTTASSSSSVTTASSSTTATNGAAEESSNLEVEKSEGEGMTAVADKTGVDSPATTEIVSTESTDEISNSQETTTTDASESVTAVTEDSSIPSVSTTADPAESSTETEASSTPTETTTADYSESSTALTDENSAPTTVEPVESSTVTEVNSTPSETTTENSAENFTEVTEENQTTATEQNSTPSETSTADPSDNSTTVTEENSTPSETTTIDPAENQTTVTEENSTTVTDGSSTSTETTTADPSENLTDVTEENSTTLTEESSTPSVTTTADPEESSTVTEENSTTVTEENSTLSETTTVDPEESSTVTEENSSPSETTTNDPEESSTVTEETSTLSETSTTEVTTSEAISTTTGTVTVTEGVTTTTTEATTTEAISMTTMAVETTTAAASVSAAVSLACFLLTALVLVR